The DNA window CACCGTGTGGATCCCCGGGTCCAGCACCACCACACGTCGCTCCGACGCACGACCATCGATCACCAGCCGCACCTGGTCCGCCGGCGCCCCGGTCACGCTCACCTGCAACGACGGCAACCGAGGCAGCAGCGCCTCCAGCTCGACCTTCGCCTGTTCCTGCGTCTCGAAGAACGCCCTCGGCGCATAGAGCGCGAGCTTCTCGTCCACCACCCGCAGGTAGTGTCGCCGGGCCTCTCGCAGACGACCGATCCTCGCATTGGCCTGCGCGAGCTTCAGCAAGATCGTCGGCGCCGGGTACTTCGCGTGCGCTTCCTCGAAGGCGCGGATGGCCTCCTCGAACCGGCCTGCCTCGAAGTGCTCGAACCCTCGATCGGCGCTCGCCCGCGCCTCCTCCTTGGCCTGGTCGAGCGCGTCCAGCGACGCCTGCGTGGACTGCGCGTTCGCCTCCGAGCCACCCAGCCAGGCGCCGAGCAGCATGACCATCGTGGACCCCAGCGTGACCAATCCAGATCGCATCGTCGCTCCCTCGCTCCACCGAGGCCACCTCTTCGCCCCTCGACGCTGGCCCCGTGACCCGCTCACCCCTTCAAGGTGCACAAGCTGGTTCGTTGGCCGCTCGACAGGCGAGTGGACAGACCTCGCAGAAAACGCATCGCAGGAGGGTCTCGTAGGGGGCGACGCCACCCGGATGAGCCAGGTAACAAGCGTCAGGGCATCCGTCGTCCCCTGCGGGGCACTCGTTGAGACAGTCGTTGAGCGCGACGCACTCCGCGTCATTGATGCAGGCCAGGAGCTGCGTGTGGCACACCTCCGTGATCGCGCAGCTGGCACAGGGGTCCGTGAAGGTGCACTCCTGATCTGCGCCGTCCTGACACCGGCTCGTGGGCGTCGTCGTCGGTGTCGTCGTCATGGAGGTCGTCGTCGTGGAGGTCGTCGTCGTGGAGGTCGTCGTCGTGCCCGAAGAGCCATCCTCCTCCGCATGATCGACCACCACGATCGCGCACGCCGTGCTCCCGAGCGCGAGCGCGAGCCACCCGGCCACCGCAAACCCACCCCCCTGAACGCCCAGCGTCATCCGCGCCTCACCCTCGCATGTACCGAACCCACTTTCCCCGGCCGTCGACCCACCAGGGCTGCTCAGGTCGAGCCTAACGTCGTTTGCGACGATGTGTCGCCTTCTCTGAACGATCCCACCGTCGATCCACCGAGCGCAGAGCGTCGAGCGCCGAGAGGGGTCACGGCAGCGTGACGTCACGAGCGGTGGTCAGGTCGTCAGCAGAGACGGCCTCCTCTCCGCGCACTTCGCTCGCTCATCGAGCGTTCGCTCCAGCGAGGTGGCCTTGACGCCACCGTTCGTGGGGGGGCGCGCTGTCGCTCGATCCTAGGGGACGATGAACAGCGCCCCCGTCATGCCACCCAGCGCATGCGGGACGCAGTAGTAGGGATAGGTTCCGGTGAAGTTCAGGCTGATGATCCGTGACGTCCCCGAGTTCGTCACGTTGGCGAACGGGCCGGTGGTTGCCGGTACGCGCGTCCCGTTCTCGACGACACCCCCTTGCAGCGGATGCCCGGAGAAGCTGCCGCTGATGGTGAGTTCCGTGCCCTGTGACACCTTGAGGCATCTCGGGAC is part of the Chondromyces crocatus genome and encodes:
- a CDS encoding tetratricopeptide repeat protein; this encodes MRSGLVTLGSTMVMLLGAWLGGSEANAQSTQASLDALDQAKEEARASADRGFEHFEAGRFEEAIRAFEEAHAKYPAPTILLKLAQANARIGRLREARRHYLRVVDEKLALYAPRAFFETQEQAKVELEALLPRLPSLQVSVTGAPADQVRLVIDGRASERRVVVLDPGIHTVTATAPGRASVTQKVTLQEGRRHVITLRLLAPSSTRSPHSTPEAGSERGTPVVDEPEESGAVRSSRRNVLPAVGAFGLAGVAVGVGAVTGALSLGATASMEKECLDFRCYDGAGGEHHDRAGALGAVSTVSFVVAGVAAGVGVGLLLWPAKSDGRPAVALRVSPGWMGVEGTF
- a CDS encoding plastocyanin/azurin family copper-binding protein — its product is MAEVNGCDLDNALDWTLMSTVTIEFGGVHGSNYVPRCLKVSQGTELTISGSFSGHPLQGGVVENGTRVPATTGPFANVTNSGTSRIISLNFTGTYPYYCVPHALGGMTGALFIVP